From the genome of candidate division KSB1 bacterium, one region includes:
- a CDS encoding Uma2 family endonuclease yields MHQNKKSNRLFTIEALTAETNEQLRQPLRMTEEEFLEFCDEDTKAEHIDGEVIVLSPGSNKHSRIATFLTRILQFYIDRHHLGTLWGENFQVRPRQGLRRVSDLIFISKDNRVTVTNTEGR; encoded by the coding sequence ATGCACCAAAACAAAAAATCAAATAGGTTGTTTACCATAGAAGCTTTAACCGCCGAGACAAATGAGCAGCTACGCCAGCCACTGCGCATGACCGAAGAAGAATTTCTCGAATTTTGCGATGAAGACACGAAAGCCGAGCATATAGACGGAGAGGTCATTGTGCTTTCACCAGGTTCTAATAAGCATAGTAGGATTGCGACGTTTCTGACAAGGATTCTACAATTCTACATTGATCGGCATCATCTTGGCACACTTTGGGGTGAAAACTTTCAAGTTCGACCGCGACAAGGATTGCGTAGGGTGTCTGATCTGATCTTTATTTCAAAAGACAATCGGGTAACTGTAACCAATACCGAGGGTCGATAG
- a CDS encoding nucleotidyltransferase domain-containing protein: MRYQDIQQKIRPIFESDPEIAAVYLFGSTATGKNHLKSDIDLAILFQRPLSTIESHRRLEQHFVKLTKALGAEPDLVDLEKIDLILLFEILKEGIILIENDRERNRNFMGRKLVECIDFQTIMKRCARGMYRNALERVSG, translated from the coding sequence ATGAGATATCAAGATATTCAGCAAAAAATCCGACCTATTTTTGAATCGGACCCCGAGATTGCCGCCGTTTATTTATTCGGCTCAACCGCTACTGGGAAAAATCATCTTAAAAGTGATATCGATTTGGCGATTTTGTTTCAACGGCCGTTGTCAACTATCGAATCCCATCGAAGATTAGAACAACATTTTGTTAAGCTCACCAAAGCATTGGGTGCTGAACCAGATCTGGTTGATCTGGAAAAAATTGATCTCATTCTGCTGTTCGAAATTTTAAAAGAGGGTATTATTTTGATCGAAAATGACCGCGAGCGAAACCGCAACTTCATGGGCAGAAAGTTGGTCGAATGCATCGATTTTCAAACCATCATGAAAAGATGTGCCAGAGGAATGTACCGAAACGCATTGGAGAGGGTTAGTGGTTAA
- a CDS encoding DUF86 domain-containing protein, with protein MVKTDVLYRKISQVKHHLERLKAKQKLSRESFLTDLDAQDSVLLNLQHAIQGIIDIGAHIISDEAWGVPGSLSDIFYKLEDHGLISPSLVEKLIPMIGFRNLIVHQYGDINFSIVYEIYQKRLEDIENFLDVIQSHFQP; from the coding sequence GTGGTTAAAACCGATGTATTATATCGCAAAATAAGCCAGGTGAAGCACCACTTAGAACGGTTGAAGGCCAAACAGAAACTTTCCAGAGAGAGTTTTTTAACCGATCTGGATGCTCAGGATTCCGTTCTGTTGAACCTACAACATGCTATTCAAGGCATCATCGACATTGGAGCACATATTATATCAGATGAAGCCTGGGGCGTTCCTGGATCTCTTTCAGATATTTTTTATAAGCTTGAGGATCACGGATTGATCTCCCCTTCTCTCGTCGAAAAATTAATCCCCATGATCGGGTTTCGCAATTTGATTGTGCATCAATACGGAGATATAAATTTCAGCATCGTTTACGAGATCTACCAGAAGCGTTTGGAGGATATCGAAAATTTTCTTGATGTCATCCAGAGCCATTTTCAACCATAG
- a CDS encoding cation transporter, translating into MKIKNHLFLILFFAFIVLLNFDCKKSSHQKEKIQLEIAEVTIPVQGMTCGSCEHHIETEVIRKAGVIEIKADHQKAIAHVKYDSSKISLDQLVAAINETGYKASMPVASDQ; encoded by the coding sequence ATGAAGATCAAGAACCATCTTTTTTTGATTTTATTTTTTGCATTCATAGTTTTGCTAAATTTTGATTGCAAAAAATCCTCCCACCAAAAGGAAAAAATTCAACTAGAAATTGCTGAAGTCACCATCCCCGTTCAGGGCATGACCTGCGGCAGTTGTGAGCATCATATCGAGACGGAGGTCATTCGCAAGGCAGGGGTCATCGAAATCAAGGCGGATCACCAGAAGGCTATTGCCCATGTGAAGTACGATAGCAGCAAAATTTCGCTGGATCAACTGGTGGCGGCGATCAATGAGACGGGGTATAAGGCCAGTATGCCAGTTGCCAGTGATCAGTAA
- a CDS encoding SCO family protein codes for MRKLIIIVLIWLIGAQFSGLARAQDEKIEVGIIEKLGQYIPKDVFFYDERGDSVALKDMIDKPTILSFVYFRCPTICPRMLAELSVLLEKIALEPGKDFNLITISFDPTDTPASAADKKMNFMKSIQRPLPENAWRFLTGDINNIARITEAVGYRFKKDRQDFIHPSAIIALSPEGKIVRYIMGLSYLPFDVKMAVIEAAEGRVGPTINKVLLYCFSYDPQGRTYAMNITKITGTIILFLVAVFAIFLVAKSRTRGNK; via the coding sequence ATGAGAAAGCTGATAATTATTGTTTTAATCTGGCTTATCGGGGCGCAATTCTCAGGGCTTGCAAGAGCGCAGGATGAAAAGATCGAAGTTGGCATTATCGAGAAATTGGGGCAATATATTCCGAAAGATGTGTTCTTTTATGACGAGCGGGGCGATTCCGTAGCGTTGAAGGATATGATCGATAAGCCGACCATCCTGTCGTTCGTCTATTTTCGTTGTCCCACCATCTGTCCCCGTATGCTGGCCGAGCTCTCGGTGTTGTTAGAAAAAATCGCTCTGGAGCCTGGCAAGGATTTTAATCTCATCACCATCAGCTTCGATCCGACGGATACGCCAGCGAGTGCGGCCGATAAAAAAATGAATTTCATGAAATCGATCCAGCGGCCACTGCCTGAAAATGCCTGGCGCTTCCTGACGGGCGACATCAACAACATCGCCCGCATCACCGAGGCCGTGGGCTATCGCTTCAAAAAAGATCGGCAGGATTTCATCCATCCCTCGGCCATCATTGCCCTATCCCCCGAAGGGAAAATTGTTCGCTACATCATGGGCTTAAGCTACCTGCCATTCGATGTGAAGATGGCCGTCATCGAAGCGGCCGAGGGACGGGTCGGCCCGACGATCAATAAAGTGTTATTGTACTGTTTCAGCTACGATCCCCAGGGACGGACGTATGCGATGAACATCACCAAGATTACGGGGACGATCATTCTGTTTCTGGTGGCTGTATTCGCCATTTTTCTGGTGGCGAAATCCCGAACTCGGGGAAATAAATAG
- the ctaD gene encoding cytochrome c oxidase subunit I, translating into MAHDAAIATTHPVSFLEERGRFTGILSWIFSTDHKRIGILYLFSMLAMFLVGATFAFLMRLELIAPGKTIIEPQTYNSFFTLHGVIMIFLFIIPSIPAAFGNFFLPIQIGAKDVAFPRLNLLSWWLYISGAALAIYSLVSGAAPADTGWTFYAPYSIRTGTNVSLTVFAAFVLGFSSILTGVNFITTIHRMRAPGMGWFKMPLFQWALYATGWIQIIATPIVGITLLLVIFERAFGIGVFDPTKGGDPILYQHLFWIYSHPAVYIMILPGMGVISEMIPVFARRTIFGYKFIAFSSLAIAFFGSLVWGHHMFVSGQSYTADVVFSLLTFLVAIPSAIKVFNWVATLYKGSIELESPMLFSLAFIFLFSIGGLTGLMQGALAVNVHIHDTSFIVGHFHYVMFGGTGFAFFGALHYWFPKMFGKMYNRKLAKIAWGFMFVGFNTLYFPLLVIGWMGMPRRYYDYLPQFHTGHLISTIGSWILITGILLVLYNLGRALIKGEKAGQNPWGGATLEWQTSTPPPLENFEKIPEVNRDPYDFRGIAVQ; encoded by the coding sequence ATGGCTCATGACGCAGCAATTGCTACTACCCATCCTGTTAGCTTTTTAGAGGAACGAGGTCGATTTACAGGCATCCTGTCCTGGATTTTCAGCACCGATCACAAGCGCATCGGCATTTTGTATTTGTTCTCCATGCTCGCCATGTTTTTGGTGGGCGCAACATTCGCCTTTTTGATGCGGTTGGAGCTGATCGCCCCAGGAAAAACCATTATCGAGCCGCAGACCTATAACTCGTTCTTCACCCTGCACGGCGTGATCATGATTTTCCTGTTCATCATCCCCAGCATCCCAGCAGCGTTCGGCAACTTCTTTCTGCCGATTCAGATTGGCGCCAAGGACGTGGCCTTCCCCCGATTAAATCTGTTGAGCTGGTGGCTGTACATTTCAGGAGCGGCTCTGGCCATCTATTCCCTGGTCAGTGGCGCTGCCCCAGCCGATACGGGTTGGACGTTCTATGCGCCGTACAGCATCCGCACGGGCACGAATGTCTCGCTCACGGTATTTGCGGCGTTCGTCTTAGGATTTTCATCTATTTTAACGGGCGTCAATTTCATCACCACCATCCATCGCATGCGGGCGCCTGGCATGGGCTGGTTCAAAATGCCGCTGTTCCAGTGGGCGCTCTATGCCACAGGCTGGATTCAGATCATTGCCACGCCCATCGTGGGCATCACGCTGTTGCTGGTGATTTTTGAACGGGCATTCGGCATCGGCGTGTTCGATCCCACCAAAGGCGGCGACCCGATCCTCTACCAGCACCTGTTCTGGATTTACTCGCATCCCGCTGTGTACATCATGATTTTGCCAGGCATGGGCGTGATCTCGGAGATGATCCCCGTCTTTGCCCGACGGACCATCTTCGGCTATAAATTCATCGCCTTCTCCAGTCTGGCCATTGCCTTTTTCGGGTCGCTGGTCTGGGGCCATCACATGTTCGTCAGCGGCCAAAGCTATACTGCCGATGTCGTTTTCTCGCTGCTCACCTTTCTGGTCGCCATTCCCAGCGCCATCAAGGTGTTCAACTGGGTGGCCACGTTGTACAAAGGCTCCATCGAGCTGGAATCGCCCATGTTGTTCTCGCTGGCGTTCATCTTTTTGTTCTCCATCGGCGGACTGACGGGATTGATGCAGGGAGCGCTGGCGGTCAACGTCCACATTCACGACACATCGTTCATCGTCGGCCATTTCCATTACGTGATGTTCGGCGGCACGGGCTTCGCCTTCTTCGGGGCGCTGCATTATTGGTTCCCCAAAATGTTCGGCAAAATGTACAATCGCAAGCTGGCCAAGATCGCCTGGGGCTTCATGTTCGTGGGATTCAACACGCTCTATTTTCCGCTGCTGGTGATCGGCTGGATGGGTATGCCACGACGCTATTACGATTATCTGCCCCAGTTCCACACAGGCCATTTGATCTCCACCATCGGCAGTTGGATTTTGATCACAGGCATCCTGCTGGTGCTTTACAATTTGGGCCGAGCTTTGATCAAAGGTGAAAAGGCGGGACAAAATCCCTGGGGTGGCGCCACGCTGGAATGGCAGACGTCGACACCTCCGCCGCTGGAAAATTTTGAGAAGATTCCAGAGGTGAATCGAGATCCGTATGACTTTCGGGGGATTGCTGTTCAGTAG
- a CDS encoding cytochrome c oxidase subunit 3 — MTDFLSLQRSIPLTKSIAIRKTWRRSLQMVGTTEFAVAKHSDYTGAKIGMWLFLFTELLLFGGMFVLYSVYRYKYAHDFHIAAYELNQLMGAINTVILLTSSLTMALSIAALQRANRKLSNIFLIITIVLGVLFLVNKYFEWSAKIEHGIYPNSPLLARSFNNGETLFFGLYYAMTGLHGLHVVIGIGILTFMLYFINRQPTTQFAIEPAQVDELRGSQLKIEDRQGRKLWDGATIGNSVRRISITFKHYATDETFDRTNITKLENSGLYWHLVDIIWIFLFPLFYLIT; from the coding sequence ATGACGGATTTTCTCAGCTTGCAGAGGTCTATCCCTTTAACGAAAAGCATCGCTATTCGCAAAACATGGAGGAGAAGCCTTCAGATGGTTGGTACAACTGAATTTGCTGTGGCAAAACATAGTGACTACACAGGCGCCAAGATCGGCATGTGGCTATTTCTGTTTACGGAATTGCTCTTGTTCGGTGGCATGTTCGTGCTGTACTCGGTCTATCGCTACAAGTACGCCCACGATTTTCACATCGCTGCTTATGAATTGAATCAGTTGATGGGCGCCATCAACACGGTTATTTTGCTCACCAGCAGCCTCACCATGGCGCTATCCATTGCGGCGCTGCAACGAGCCAATCGTAAGCTATCGAACATATTTCTGATCATCACCATCGTTTTAGGCGTGCTGTTTCTGGTCAACAAGTACTTCGAGTGGAGCGCCAAGATCGAACATGGGATTTATCCGAATTCGCCGCTATTGGCTCGTAGCTTTAATAATGGCGAAACGCTGTTCTTCGGCCTCTATTACGCCATGACGGGCTTGCATGGATTGCACGTGGTCATTGGCATTGGCATATTGACTTTTATGCTCTATTTCATCAATCGCCAGCCCACCACGCAGTTCGCCATCGAGCCAGCTCAAGTCGATGAGCTGCGGGGCTCGCAGTTGAAAATCGAGGATCGTCAGGGCCGAAAGCTGTGGGACGGCGCCACCATCGGCAACTCCGTCCGCCGCATCTCGATCACATTCAAACATTACGCCACCGACGAGACCTTTGATCGTACCAATATCACGAAACTGGAGAATTCGGGCCTGTACTGGCATCTGGTGGATATTATCTGGATATTTTTGTTTCCGTTGTTTTATTTGATTACTTGA
- a CDS encoding type II toxin-antitoxin system HicB family antitoxin: MSENTNKFKMNKIYKNDIQIIIEKGDDGYFVVHCPTIKACWSQGKTQNEALKNIQEAIDLYLSEEQSKSQKLKFRKFDLGEEVHVDRDELYSGRG, encoded by the coding sequence ATGTCTGAAAATACAAATAAATTCAAAATGAATAAAATCTATAAAAACGACATTCAAATAATTATTGAAAAAGGCGATGATGGCTATTTTGTCGTTCACTGCCCAACTATAAAAGCTTGCTGGTCTCAAGGTAAAACCCAAAATGAAGCATTGAAAAACATTCAAGAAGCAATTGATTTGTATTTAAGCGAAGAACAATCAAAATCCCAAAAACTTAAATTTAGAAAATTCGATTTGGGTGAAGAAGTCCATGTAGATCGAGATGAATTGTATTCAGGGAGAGGATAG
- a CDS encoding DUF559 domain-containing protein, giving the protein MPRNPIIPYNPKLKTLARELRKNATYSEKILWNAIRRKQLGYEFHRQVPIDEFIVDFYCHELMLAIEIDGISHEAEYAKINDKERQSKIENFGVSFLRFDDEFVKANPDKVISEIENWIRLNARRTSP; this is encoded by the coding sequence ATGCCCAGAAATCCAATCATACCCTACAATCCGAAACTAAAAACATTAGCACGAGAACTCAGAAAAAATGCGACTTATTCAGAGAAAATATTATGGAACGCTATCAGAAGAAAACAATTGGGGTATGAATTTCACAGGCAGGTACCCATTGATGAATTTATTGTTGATTTTTATTGTCATGAGCTAATGCTGGCTATAGAAATCGATGGCATTAGTCATGAAGCAGAATATGCAAAAATCAACGATAAAGAACGGCAATCAAAGATAGAAAATTTTGGAGTATCCTTTCTAAGATTTGATGATGAATTTGTAAAGGCAAATCCTGACAAAGTCATTTCGGAAATTGAAAATTGGATTAGATTAAATGCAAGGAGGACATCCCCCTAA
- a CDS encoding cytochrome C oxidase subunit IV family protein produces the protein MTHHDSTQEQHAVTYSTYILIWFALIVLTGLTVAVAGTNLGGLSVWTAILIAAIKTTLVLMVFMHLKYERPLFRWMVLVVLVAITIFIVFTFFDVSYR, from the coding sequence ATGACCCACCACGACTCAACCCAGGAACAACATGCGGTAACCTACAGCACCTACATCCTGATCTGGTTCGCACTGATCGTCCTCACGGGACTAACCGTGGCAGTGGCTGGCACCAACCTGGGCGGACTCAGCGTATGGACGGCTATTCTCATCGCAGCGATCAAAACAACTCTCGTGCTGATGGTCTTCATGCATTTGAAATACGAGCGGCCCCTGTTTCGCTGGATGGTGCTGGTGGTGCTCGTGGCTATAACCATTTTTATCGTATTCACATTCTTTGATGTCTCTTATCGATAG
- the coxB gene encoding cytochrome c oxidase subunit II, with protein sequence MIVDTANIPQTVNNVFYLILAISVVLLLLITFLMVFFVIKYHRKRNKEPKDIEGNTWLEITWTVIPTILVLGMFYYGWIGYKMMKDVPKDAMTINVTGRMWSWLFEYENGIQSDTLYVPVDKPIRINLKSQDVLHSFYIPAFRVKHDVVPGNEQGYVWFQPKELGTYDVFCAEYCGQQHAYMKTKLVVLPETDFQAWLSKKGGAAPAADSVAIKPMTTSSSAEPAKTDAPKEIPRGLALLNEKQCTACHSLDGSLLVATTFKGIFGRKQIVLTDGKERRITIDEAYFKKSILEPNADVVKGFDPIMPETGGITEGEIREMMEYVKGLK encoded by the coding sequence ATGATCGTTGACACAGCGAATATCCCGCAAACCGTCAATAACGTCTTTTATTTAATCTTAGCCATTTCCGTGGTGCTGCTGCTGCTCATCACGTTTCTGATGGTCTTTTTTGTCATCAAATATCATCGCAAGCGGAACAAAGAGCCGAAGGATATCGAGGGCAATACCTGGCTGGAGATCACCTGGACGGTTATCCCCACCATTCTGGTACTGGGCATGTTCTACTACGGCTGGATCGGCTACAAAATGATGAAGGATGTGCCTAAGGATGCGATGACCATCAACGTTACGGGGCGCATGTGGTCGTGGCTATTCGAATATGAGAACGGCATCCAGAGCGACACGTTGTACGTGCCTGTGGACAAGCCGATCCGCATCAATTTGAAATCCCAGGATGTGCTGCATAGCTTTTATATCCCCGCCTTTCGGGTGAAGCATGATGTGGTGCCTGGGAATGAACAGGGATACGTCTGGTTTCAACCCAAAGAGCTGGGCACGTATGATGTCTTCTGCGCCGAGTATTGCGGCCAGCAACATGCCTATATGAAGACCAAGCTGGTGGTGCTGCCTGAAACGGATTTTCAGGCCTGGTTGAGCAAGAAAGGCGGAGCAGCTCCTGCTGCCGATTCGGTCGCCATAAAGCCCATGACAACCTCTTCCTCAGCCGAGCCAGCAAAAACCGATGCGCCCAAAGAAATTCCCCGTGGCCTGGCCTTGCTGAACGAAAAGCAATGCACCGCCTGCCACTCCCTGGACGGCTCGCTGCTGGTGGCCACGACTTTCAAGGGCATTTTCGGCAGGAAACAGATCGTGCTTACCGACGGCAAAGAACGAAGGATCACCATAGACGAGGCCTATTTCAAAAAATCGATTCTGGAACCCAACGCCGATGTTGTGAAAGGCTTCGATCCGATCATGCCCGAGACGGGAGGAATAACTGAGGGGGAGATTCGGGAGATGATGGAGTATGTTAAGGGGTTGAAGTAG
- a CDS encoding protoheme IX farnesyltransferase: MIKDRLTTFFALIKLKITTAVALTTAVGYVLAVEQLSSQIFIPMLGIWLLACGSSALNELQERTIDGLMRRTRQRPLPAHRIETRTAVVIIMILSLAGTLVLYFGTNLLATVLGLFALIWYNGVYTPLKRKTAFAAVPGALIGAIPPMVGWVAGGGNIFDPTIVLIASFFFIWQVPHFWLLLMLSGDDYQRAGLPSLTRFFSMAQIARITFIWTLTTALAALIIINFIGVESIAIKIAVLMMAAGLVWQASTTLQAKQRPWRLRHAFIGINIFALLVTLFLAIDKLMNI, encoded by the coding sequence GTGATTAAAGACAGACTAACAACTTTTTTTGCGCTTATCAAACTCAAAATCACCACCGCCGTCGCATTGACGACAGCCGTGGGCTATGTTTTGGCGGTGGAACAATTATCGAGCCAAATTTTCATCCCGATGCTGGGTATCTGGTTATTGGCCTGCGGCTCATCGGCGTTGAACGAATTGCAGGAACGAACCATCGACGGCCTCATGCGCCGCACTCGGCAACGGCCATTGCCTGCCCATCGAATTGAAACCAGAACTGCGGTGGTTATCATCATGATTTTATCATTGGCGGGGACGCTGGTTTTATATTTTGGAACGAACCTGTTAGCGACGGTACTGGGCCTGTTCGCCCTAATCTGGTACAATGGTGTCTACACGCCGCTCAAAAGAAAGACCGCCTTTGCCGCTGTGCCAGGCGCATTGATCGGCGCCATCCCGCCCATGGTCGGCTGGGTTGCTGGCGGCGGAAATATTTTCGATCCGACCATCGTTCTCATCGCCAGCTTTTTCTTCATCTGGCAGGTGCCCCATTTCTGGCTGCTGCTCATGCTGTCGGGCGATGACTACCAGCGAGCGGGACTGCCATCATTGACCAGATTTTTTTCCATGGCCCAGATCGCCCGAATTACATTTATCTGGACACTAACGACAGCCCTGGCGGCGCTGATCATTATCAATTTCATTGGAGTGGAGTCCATAGCGATTAAAATTGCTGTTCTGATGATGGCCGCTGGCCTTGTTTGGCAGGCGAGCACAACTCTGCAGGCCAAACAGCGCCCGTGGCGATTGAGACATGCGTTTATCGGCATTAATATCTTTGCGCTATTGGTGACCCTTTTTCTGGCGATTGACAAATTGATGAATATTTAA
- a CDS encoding cytochrome c family protein has product MKLNTRALLISGYFGFLILLVLLLGYLWKTYRKAPDQPIAFSHQRHVSFVGLQCTHCHAYVEKAAKPGIPAVAVCMECHQNVATDRPEIIKLTKYWNDKQPVPWNKVHYLPPHVNFTHKRHIKRGFDCAVCHGEVKNMEKIRQVKSLRMGWCLTCHRANGGSEDCWTCHK; this is encoded by the coding sequence GTGAAACTGAATACCAGAGCGTTACTGATTAGCGGTTATTTCGGATTTTTGATCCTGTTGGTTTTGTTATTGGGCTATCTCTGGAAAACGTATCGCAAGGCGCCCGACCAGCCCATTGCGTTCAGTCATCAGCGGCATGTTTCCTTTGTCGGCTTGCAGTGCACGCATTGCCATGCCTACGTTGAGAAGGCCGCCAAGCCAGGCATTCCCGCCGTAGCCGTGTGCATGGAATGCCACCAGAATGTAGCGACCGATCGGCCCGAGATCATCAAATTGACCAAATACTGGAACGATAAACAGCCTGTGCCCTGGAACAAAGTGCACTATCTGCCACCCCATGTCAATTTCACGCACAAACGCCATATCAAACGGGGCTTTGACTGCGCTGTCTGCCATGGCGAGGTGAAGAATATGGAAAAGATCCGCCAGGTGAAATCGCTGCGCATGGGCTGGTGTCTCACCTGTCATCGGGCAAATGGAGGATCGGAGGACTGTTGGACGTGTCATAAGTGA
- a CDS encoding nucleotidyltransferase domain-containing protein, with protein MDRGKLFSDVNKYMAEIFGNKLKKIFLYGSYAKNKQTKESDIDFFVLVDETEEDLKKVRYRIADVMAELSLNHDVLVSITEETLNRFMEYSEILPFYQIIKKEGVVIYGK; from the coding sequence ATGGATCGAGGAAAATTGTTTTCAGATGTCAATAAGTACATGGCAGAAATATTCGGGAACAAACTAAAAAAGATTTTTTTATACGGCTCTTATGCAAAAAATAAGCAGACCAAGGAATCTGATATTGATTTTTTCGTGCTGGTCGATGAGACTGAAGAAGATTTGAAAAAAGTTAGATATCGAATTGCCGATGTCATGGCGGAATTATCATTAAATCACGACGTACTTGTTTCGATCACAGAGGAGACTTTGAATCGATTTATGGAATACTCTGAAATATTGCCTTTCTATCAAATTATAAAG